GCACTTGATCGCGACGACGTCGGCGTGCTCGCGCCGGGGCGACTTGCGGACGTCGTGGTGTGGGACGGCGAGCCGTCCGAGGACATCCACGCACTTCAGCGCGCACCTCGCGCGGTGTTCCTCGGCGGCAAGCGCGTGATGTGACGCAAGTAGCAGCGTCGGCCGCGCCGCGCGCGCACACTGGTGACACACGATGACGTCGAAGGAGCGGCTCGCACCTGCCCTCGAGACCGAGGGCGGGCTCGATGAGGCCAGCGCCGCGGAACCAGGCCGCACCTCGACCCTGGCCGCCCTCGAGTTCCGCGACTTTCGCCTGTTCTGGTTCGGTCTCGTTGTCTCGAACATCGGGTCGTGGATGCAGATCTACGGCCTCGGGTGGCTGGTCGTGCAGCTTGCGATCCGCGACGGCGTTCCGCAGCTCGCTCCGTTCTACCTCGGCCTCGTCGGTCTCGCGCGCGCGATCCCCGGGCTGACGTTCGGTCTTTTCGGTGGCGCCGTCGCCGACCGAACGGATCGACGCCGCCTCCTCATCGTCACGCAGGCCTCGGCCGCGATCGTCGCGTTCGTGCTCGCGATCCTCACCATCACCGAGCACATCAACATCGTCGAGGTCGTACTCATCAGCGCGCTCAACTCGATCATCTTCTCGTTCGATGCGCCGACACGGCAGGCGATGGTGCCGCGCCTGGTAACGGACAAGGAGCTCATGAGCGCGATCGGCCTCAACTCCGCGGCGTTCAACGGCGCGACGCTCATCGGACCGCTCATCGGCGGCGTGCTCATCATCCCCTTCGGCGTCGGCGGGCTCATGCTCATCAACGCCATCTCGTATCTCGCCGTCGTCGCGGCGCTGCTCGTGATCTCGCCGCAGCCGAGCGAGGTCCGCCGCCGGCTCTCGATGCTCGCGTCGATCCGCGAAGGACTCGCGTACATCCGCCGCGATCCGGTCCTGCGCTGGGTCGTGCTCCTCACCGTCTCGACAGCGCTCTTCACGCGCCCGTACATCCAGCTCCTGCCCGCGGAGGCGCAGTTCCTCGGTGTCGGCGCGCTCGAGCTGTCGTGGCTCCTCGCCGCGTCCGGGGTGGGGGCACTCGGCGGTGCGCTCGTCACCGCGTCGCTCGGCGGCTGGAAGCGGCGCGGCGCGATCCTGGTCGGAAGCGCGCTGAGCCACGGTCTGCTGCTCGCGCTCTTCGCGGAGCAGCGCTCGCTCATCGGCGCGATGGTGTTCATCGGACTCACGAGCTTCGCCGTGATGCTGTTCCTCGGCATGGCGAACACGCTGATGCAAACGCGTACGCCCGATCATCTGCGCGGCCGCGCTATGAGCGTGCACACCATGGTCTTCATGGGCTTCATGCCGCTCGGTCAGATGCTGCTGGGATCGCTCGGCACGGTCGCCGGCATCAACACGGCGTTCCTCGCCGGCGGTCTGATCGTCGTGTTCGTCTCGACATTCGCGC
This sequence is a window from Candidatus Limnocylindria bacterium. Protein-coding genes within it:
- a CDS encoding MFS transporter encodes the protein MTSKERLAPALETEGGLDEASAAEPGRTSTLAALEFRDFRLFWFGLVVSNIGSWMQIYGLGWLVVQLAIRDGVPQLAPFYLGLVGLARAIPGLTFGLFGGAVADRTDRRRLLIVTQASAAIVAFVLAILTITEHINIVEVVLISALNSIIFSFDAPTRQAMVPRLVTDKELMSAIGLNSAAFNGATLIGPLIGGVLIIPFGVGGLMLINAISYLAVVAALLVISPQPSEVRRRLSMLASIREGLAYIRRDPVLRWVVLLTVSTALFTRPYIQLLPAEAQFLGVGALELSWLLAASGVGALGGALVTASLGGWKRRGAILVGSALSHGLLLALFAEQRSLIGAMVFIGLTSFAVMLFLGMANTLMQTRTPDHLRGRAMSVHTMVFMGFMPLGQMLLGSLGTVAGINTAFLAGGLIVVFVSTFALLRGAALRGAIASSHPRVVARSG